TGTCATCCTAGCAGGTTCAACACATCTTTATAACAATGAAGACTGAAGTGGTAAAAGTTCTTTTCAAGTGTTTTGACTTTAATCGGAGAGAAAACTTGAAACTtggaaactgtgaaaaacataaGATTGCTGTAGAATAGTAATATCTGCCGTCAGTGTCTCCAGTTTCAGATTCACTGCTCCTGGGCAAACAAAAGCAAGGTGTCCTCACATGTTTTTTCAGCCAATGACTTTGTTCACAGTTTCCATTACTCATACACATTACATAATGTTTTCTTAGCCAATGGTAAAGGTTTCCCATGAGGACAGTGATGTTTATAAAACCTGGCACACATGATTAAACTGTCTCATGACTGAAAGGCGACAGAAAGGTAATCTTCAACATTTTACTGACCTAAACCCAGTAAGATGCTTCTTTCTTCAGATGCTGCTCAGTGAAGTGACGTGAACATAATGACAAGAAACCGATTGAAAAATATACCAGATATTACTTTTGAGTATAGACACTACTCGTTTAGCACTTGTTTACTTTAATTTTAGTAAGAATATGAAAAGAACCTTCATTTGATGATCAGTTTCTGTTTCATGACAGCTTGTATGTTATTCatgcttttcctcttttctctcttctggcTTCCTTTCAGACGGGCTCAGATGGAAAACTATACGTACAACAGTCTCACTCTTCAACTCGAGGGGTTAAGGATCACCAAGACTAACAAGTACCCCATCTTTTTATCCCTGCTCCTGGCCTACGTGTTCATCTTCATTGCCAACGTGGGCATTGTGCTCTTGATATGGAGCGACAGGTGCCTCCACCAGCCGATGTATCTCCTCTTCTGTAACCTGTCCATAAACGATGTTATAGGAAACTCTCTCCTGGTTCCCCGGGTGCTCGCAGACATCCTGGTGCCTCCCTCTGAGCGCCTCATTCACTACTATGAGTGCGTGATGCAAGCTTTTACAACACACATGTTCAGCACCAACGCACACACGGTGCTCATGACTATGGCCTTTGACAGATATGTGGCCATCTGCAATCCTCTGCGCTACTCAACCATAATGAATGACAAGATGGTGATCAAGCTGACAGCGTCTGCCTGGGGAGTGGCCTTTGTTTTGGTTGGGATTCTGCTCGGTCTGACCGTACGGCTGAACCGATGCAGGACTATGATCATGAATCCTTACTGTGATAACGCCTCACTCTTTAAACTCTCCTGTGAGAGTGTGTTCATCAATAATGTCTATGGCCTCACTTTCACTGTGGTCCTGCTCTCATCCTCTATCGGCAGTA
Above is a genomic segment from Chelmon rostratus isolate fCheRos1 chromosome 14, fCheRos1.pri, whole genome shotgun sequence containing:
- the LOC121617646 gene encoding putative olfactory receptor 52L2, producing the protein MENYTYNSLTLQLEGLRITKTNKYPIFLSLLLAYVFIFIANVGIVLLIWSDRCLHQPMYLLFCNLSINDVIGNSLLVPRVLADILVPPSERLIHYYECVMQAFTTHMFSTNAHTVLMTMAFDRYVAICNPLRYSTIMNDKMVIKLTASAWGVAFVLVGILLGLTVRLNRCRTMIMNPYCDNASLFKLSCESVFINNVYGLTFTVVLLSSSIGSIILTYSKITAACLTSKSNSLNRKALKTCSTHLCLYLIMLISGMILIALHRFPQYAEYRKISAILFNVVPGSLNPVIYGLQSQEINRCLSNIFHLRKVKPTI